A stretch of the Aegilops tauschii subsp. strangulata cultivar AL8/78 chromosome 4, Aet v6.0, whole genome shotgun sequence genome encodes the following:
- the LOC109757938 gene encoding E3 ubiquitin-protein ligase SINA-like 10: MVVHDEGEIMPTEQDPTMELSMVSKDLTLLHCPLCLCPLKPQVYECKGGHLACADCRVDRLGNHRQCQKCERGGGFDVRNTVVDADLSSVRVECPHEGCGLHVTYHKLADHQSVCPLVPCKCPVPVCIYEGPPPALSHHIITMHPMPVHRIQYGKVLQLQVPLSEPRLLLFVEEDGSVFFLVGGVLDIGAPIAVSVICIRAGASPLPHYMAKLWANGPPGEPKGRTDAIKVEMEVTSSKDPGDVTVQELTFFTVPPKLLAGAGLSRMVSLHIQIDKLTS, encoded by the exons atggttgtgcacgacgAGGGCGAGATCATGCCGACGGagcaggacccgacgatggagctctctatggtctcgaaggacctcaccttgctccactgccccttgtgcctctgccccttgaagcctcaagtgtatgag tgcaagggagggcacctggcctgcgcggactgccgcgtcgatcGCCTCGGGAACCatcggcagtgccagaagtgcgagcgcggtgGTGGCTTTGATGTGCGAAACACGGTGGTGGACGCAgacctctcctcggtgagggtggagtgcccgcacgaaggctgtgggctccacgtcacttaccacaagctcgccgatcaccagagcgtgtgtccgctcgtgccctgcaaatgccccgtgcccgtctgcatCTACGAAGGCCCGCCACCGGCACTCTCCCACCACATTATCACcatgcatcccatgcccgtgcacaggatccagtacggcaaggtgctccagctgcaagtgccactgtcggagccacggctcttgctgtttgtggaggaggacggcagcgtgtttttcttggtcggcggcgtgctcgacatcggtgcgcctatcgccgtgtcggtcatCTGCATCAGAGcaggggcgtccccactgccgcactacatggccaagctgtgggcgaacggcccgccgggggagcccaaaggcaggaccgacgccatcaaggtggaaatggaggtgacaagcagcaaggatcccggcgacgtcaccgtgcaggagctgaccttcttcacagttcctcCCAAGCTACTGGCCGGGGCTGGGTTGTCGAGgatggtgtccctccacattcagattgacaagctcacctcctaa